The proteins below come from a single Pandoraea apista genomic window:
- a CDS encoding porin, translating into MTQYPHTPSGLRALALAATLTLLALPASVSAQSNVTLYGAIDSGFVHANHVATERGPQSRSMITSNILSGSRWGLRGTEPLGQGLSALFQLESGFNAVNGELGNGGRAFGRKAIVGLKSTQWGEVTIGRQYDPVVNLVQGTTADGYFGGFFATPGDVDNYDNGARVNNSIRYATPNFGGLQFEGMYATGNVAGKEGAGRTYGFAGAYSNGPVSVGAGFFFADGGSREMSDFRHADFGYRDWTSSAGSLFNSPINKGFRTASKVRIARMGGKYAVGPAILGVSFSTAQYASDGLSNFTVTAKFDTVNTFATYALTPVINTGIGYSYTRLRGGRDVGAHYNQFNAGVTYALSKRTSTYVIGGYQQAVGKTLDRGRVVAANASVGSYGLDAGAQTQLLVGMGLKHTF; encoded by the coding sequence ATGACTCAATACCCACACACACCCTCCGGTCTGCGCGCGCTCGCGCTGGCCGCCACCCTGACGCTACTGGCGCTGCCCGCCAGCGTCAGCGCACAGAGTAATGTCACGCTCTACGGCGCGATCGATTCAGGCTTCGTACACGCCAATCACGTCGCCACGGAAAGGGGCCCGCAATCGCGCTCAATGATCACGAGCAACATTCTTTCCGGCAGCCGTTGGGGCCTGCGCGGCACGGAACCGCTTGGGCAAGGGCTTTCCGCGCTGTTCCAATTGGAGAGCGGATTCAACGCGGTCAATGGCGAGTTGGGGAACGGCGGCCGCGCGTTCGGTCGCAAGGCCATCGTCGGTCTGAAGAGCACTCAATGGGGTGAAGTCACCATCGGCCGCCAGTACGACCCGGTGGTCAACCTCGTGCAAGGCACGACTGCCGACGGCTACTTCGGCGGCTTCTTCGCCACGCCGGGCGACGTCGACAATTACGATAACGGCGCGCGCGTCAACAACTCGATTCGCTATGCCACACCGAACTTCGGCGGTCTGCAATTCGAGGGCATGTATGCGACCGGCAACGTGGCGGGCAAGGAAGGCGCCGGGCGCACCTATGGCTTCGCGGGGGCTTACAGCAATGGTCCGGTCTCGGTCGGCGCAGGCTTCTTCTTCGCCGATGGCGGCAGCCGCGAAATGAGCGACTTCAGGCATGCCGATTTTGGCTATCGCGACTGGACCAGCAGCGCAGGCTCGCTGTTCAATTCGCCGATTAACAAAGGCTTCCGTACGGCAAGCAAAGTGCGTATTGCGCGCATGGGTGGCAAGTACGCGGTCGGCCCGGCAATTCTGGGCGTGTCCTTCTCGACTGCGCAGTATGCGAGCGACGGACTTTCAAATTTCACCGTCACGGCGAAATTCGACACGGTGAACACCTTCGCCACCTACGCCCTGACGCCGGTAATCAACACGGGTATCGGCTACAGCTACACACGCCTGCGCGGTGGGCGCGATGTCGGCGCCCACTACAACCAATTCAACGCCGGTGTGACGTACGCGCTCTCAAAGCGCACCTCGACGTACGTGATCGGTGGCTACCAACAGGCTGTGGGCAAGACGCTGGATCGCGGCCGCGTGGTGGCAGCCAACGCTTCGGTCGGTTCGTACGGTCTGGACGCAGGTGCGCAAACGCAGTTGCTGGTCGGCATGGGTCTGAAGCACACCTTCTGA